A DNA window from Lachancea thermotolerans CBS 6340 chromosome G complete sequence contains the following coding sequences:
- the DDE1 gene encoding Dde1p (similar to uniprot|P38775 Saccharomyces cerevisiae YHR045W Hypothetical ORF) yields the protein MLYVSLKLITTISLVVVASVWFGSKLVINSRRDLHPIALNGQANVGPTRKEKETAVYRNFTVPPGFPLSTGLGLSMGYKLRNGNFGDIWSNIMSLSAENFVELSGQEYSVKKINAISKCLSKYVVQHSESGRLGIAAPIFELPGFTISIAGLMSSLNDVIPVFLSSVPRSKQELDILAIDSWTTFHQMNGSHKWYKIVIVCNDHSGQPPQTIPPNVVTWKDIVSNQEEDTVFEYEPPKDNSDDTKLLAIVSSPWNLSTSFSHMALVSSVSAFIKSFPMDNELSGKDHLTVVIEEATKYYYPIQVWTKILTTLLHGGSASLLYAEPKQVDLQSCINEKTSLLQIDSSSPLLDSILQSSTAVLQELKLSWALSLLSEGIFTPSALSCSAFHNIRCLFLSTTVLDARAVTAMEMPSRKVQTKAKNSRSTLTLNKLRALIGSRLVVELYSPFMVMGPIACTNFFDYRILPDSVDSRLSHYGPISTSLEAKLVEDEHRPELQSSKRQGMLCIRGFTIGKPVEPERLERALQIVEKFDGGEGWMPMLGVYGLFGKDGCFYEFK from the coding sequence ATGCTGTATGTCAGTTTGAAGCTTATTACCACAATTTCTCTCGTCGTGGTAGCTTCCGTATGGTTCGGAAGTAAGCTAGTCATCAACTCTAGGAGAGATTTGCATCCCATTGCATTGAATGGACAAGCCAATGTCGGACCCACAAGGAAGGAAAAGGAAACCGCTGTGTATCGTAACTTTACTGTCCCACCAGGATTTCCTTTGAGCACCGGCCTTGGACTAAGCATGGGTTACAAGTTGAGAAATGGCAACTTTGGAGACATATGGTCTAACATAATGAGCCTCTCGGCAGAGAACTTCGTTGAACTCTCGGGTCAAGAGTACTCAGTGAAAAAGATCAATGCAATTTCGAAGTGTCTATCTAAATATGTTGTCCAACATAGTGAATCAGGGCGTTTGGGAATTGCAGCtcccatttttgaattgcCTGGCTTCACAATTTCAATCGCTGGGCTCATGAGTTCTTTAAACGACGTGATCCCTGTTTTCCTATCATCTGTACCGCGTTCGAAACAAGAGCTTGATATTTTGGCCATAGACTCATGGACTACATTTCATCAGATGAACGGTAGCCACAAATGGTACAAGATCGTTATTGTGTGTAATGATCACTCTGGACAGCCACCGCAAACCATACCTCCAAATGTCGTGACTTGGAAGGACATCGTTTcaaatcaagaagaagatacAGTTTTCGAATATGAGCCTCCTAAGGACAATAGCGATGACACAAAACTTTTGGCAATCGTTTCATCTCCATGGAACCTCAGTACCAGCTTCTCGCATATGGCTTTGGTGAGCAGCGTTTCAGCCTTTATTAAGTCTTTCCCAATGGACAACGAGCTCAGCGGCAAAGACCATTTAACTGTTGTTATTGAAGAGGCTACAAAATACTACTATCCAATTCAAGTTTGGACAAAAATTCTCACTACACTACTTCATGGGGGATCTGCTTCGCTACTATATGCCGAGCCAAAGCAGGTTGACCTTCAAAGCTGCATCAATGAAAAGACTTCTTTGCTACAAATAGATAGTAGCTCGCCACTGCTAGATTCCATTCTGCAATCCTCCACGGCAGTTCTCCAGGAACTTAAACTTTCATGGGCCTTGAGCCTTCTTAGTGAAGGAATATTCACGCCTAGTGCCCTCAGCTGTTCAGCATTTCATAACATCAGGTGTCTGTTTCTGTCAACTACAGTTCTCGACGCACGGGCTGTCACAGCAATGGAAATGCCATCGCGGAAAGTGCAAACAAAAGCAAAAAATTCACGTTCAACGCTAACACTTAATAAGTTGCGTGCTCTGATCGGATCGAGGCTAGTCGTTGAGTTGTACAGCCCGTTTATGGTCATGGGTCCAATAGCTTGTACTAACTTTTTCGATTACAGAATTCTTCCAGATTCTGTAGACTCAAGGCTATCTCACTATGGTCCAATATCTACATCCTTGGAGGCAAAACTAGTTGAAGATGAACACAGGCCCGAGCTGCAGTCTTCGAAGCGTCAAGGTATGCTTTGTATACGTGGGTTTACGATCGGCAAACCGGTCGAGCCAGAGCGCTTGGAGCGCGCCCTTCAAATagttgaaaagtttgacgGAGGCGAAGGATGGATGCCAATGCTGGGAGTTTATGGTTTATTTGGAAAAGATGGGTGTTTTTATGAATTCAAGTAG
- the MRX10 gene encoding Mrx10p (similar to uniprot|Q05648 Saccharomyces cerevisiae YDR282C Hypothetical ORF), producing MLRCFTFSRTFPTNVQLLVPKRILSFTVKILQANNEIGTSKVRSVKVPRGSLSAAKNLRRSFLPNKKGTHSQMVVNNPNTNKLAYFLKTKPCTTVTTSESYDLNKVISSLNASGYHAISLVPDEIITFKYFYNGCHSDIMVLGNSGTVVAWGLEESFVFENILPLIEHGRVNPLTEECVESEDLDFLQVENAEDLEKVRQITNRSAPESFVEGDLIIVNAIDSDLGLLDKAAFSSGMSRSTRLAVLEHLLEAHIEKSRKFTELLSQGKKLSLTESEVLQSTGSLFLIRGKLNLYSELIETPDLYWSEPQLERIYKQMSRSLDIQPRISILNTKLDYATEESRAFMAVLNEKKSTHLEWIIIYLITVEVFFELHHYYERYWVDSKEDCVRTTS from the coding sequence ATGTTAAGATGCTTCACATTCTCCCGCACTTTCCCCACCAATGTGCAGCTTCTCGTCCCCAAGAGGATTCTTAGCTTTACTGTAAAGATTCTGCAAGCCAATAATGAGATTGGGACGTCGAAGGTTCGGTCTGTGAAGGTCCCAAGAGGTTCTTTGAGTGCAGCGAAGAACCTCAGAAGGAGCTTCCTTCCCAACAAAAAGGGGACACATTCTCAAATGGTAGTAAATAATCCCAATACCAACAAACTGGcgtattttttgaaaacaaagcccTGCACGACAGTAACTACCAGCGAGTCTTATGACCTTAACAAAGTAATAAGTAGCTTGAATGCTTCAGGCTATCATGCGATTAGCTTGGTCCCAGATGAAATCATCACGTTCAAGTACTTCTACAACGGATGCCATTCTGACATAATGGTGCTAGGCAACAGTGGAACTGTCGTTGCCTGGGGTCTTGAAGagtcttttgttttcgagaaTATATTGCCATTGATTGAACACGGCCGAGTGAATCCCTTAACTGAGGAATGTGTGGAGAGCGAGGACTTGGACTTTCTTCAGGTTGAAAATGCCGAGGACTTGGAAAAAGTGCGTCAAATTACGAACAGAAGCGCTCCGGAAAGTTTTGTGGAAGGCGATCTTATCATTGTCAATGCAATCGATTCGGATCTTGGACTGCTTGATAAAGCGGCCTTCTCGAGCGGAATGTCTCGCAGCACTAGACTGGCTGTTTTAGAGCACTTACTAGAGGCTCATATAGAAAAAAGCAGAAAGTTCACAGAATTGCTGTCCCAGGGAAAGAAGCTAAGTTTAACTGAGTCAGAAGTCCTGCAGTCAACAGGAAGCTTGTTTCTAATCAGGGGCAAACTTAACTTGTATTCGGAGCTTATTGAGACTCCCGACCTGTACTGGAGTGAGCCTCAGCTTGAGAGAATTTACAAACAGATGTCAAGGAGCCTTGACATTCAGCCTAGGATCAGCATTCTGAACACCAAATTGGACTACGCTACTGAGgaatcaagagcttttatGGCAGTCTTgaacgaaaaaaaaagcacCCATCTGGAATGGATAATCATATACCTGATAACTGTTGAGGTGTTCTTTGAACTGCACCATTACTATGAGAGATACTGGGTAGATTCTAAGGAAGACTGCGTACGCACTACCagctaa
- the AAP1 gene encoding arginine/alanine aminopeptidase (highly similar to uniprot|P32454 Saccharomyces cerevisiae YKL157W APE2 Zinc-dependent metallopeptidase yscII and to YHR047C uniprot|P37898 Saccharomyces cerevisiae YHR047C AAP1' Arginine/alanine aminopeptidase) — protein MSSETPDREVLPTYVTPVHYDLTVEPNFETFKFDGRVKIDLTVNDGKQHRVQLNTVEIDIHSARIGDREAVEWEADSESQVTTIIFPKGVFEGQSQVTLDLAFTGSLNDNMAGFYRAKYTDKATGATKYMATTQMEPTDARRAFPCFDEPNLKATYAITLVSDPKFTHLSNMDVKSESVKDGKKYTLFNTTPKMSTYLVAFIVAELNYVENNDFRIPVRVYATPGDEKHGQFAADLTAKTLAFFEKTFGIKYPLPKMDNVAVHEFSAGAMENWGLVTYRVVDLLLDRENSTLQRVQRVAEVVQHELAHQWFGNLVTMDWWEGLWLNEGFATWMSWYSCNEFEPEWKVWEQYVSDNLQSALMLDSLRSSHPIEVPVKRADEINQIFDAISYSKGSSLLRMISKWLGEDVFIKGVSQYLNKFKYGNAKTDDLWDALAAASGKDVRQVMNIWTKKVGFPVVTVAEEGEKLTFTQNRYLTTKDVKPEEDKTIYPVFLALKGENGVDHSLALDQRSKEVTLKDTDFFKVNADQAGLFITSYSDERWAKLGKQADLLSVEDRTGLVADAKALSTSGYTSTTNFLELISQWKSESSFVVWEQMINSLSSLRATWIFEPEEVNEALDEFTRQLISSKASELGWEFKKSDSFATQRMKVEIFSTACSAKDSAVVEAALEMFDKYSSGDKNAIPALLKPVVFNVAAQKGGLKYYEKLYHIYKNPSSTDEKISALRCLGRFEDPQLIKRTLGYLFDGIVLAQDIYIPMQGLRRHPAGIKALWSWIKENWAELTKRLPPGLSMLGSVLQVSSSGFTSMEAVEEIKGFFKDKSTKGFDQGLAQALDTVTSKAQWINRDRETINRYLKEHGYYKNK, from the coding sequence ATGAGCAGCGAAACCCCTGACCGCGAAGTTTTGCCCACGTACGTGACCCCTGTGCACTACGACCTGACAGTGGAGCCCAATTTCGAGACATTCAAGTTCGATGGCCGCGTGAAGATTGACCTGACGGTCAACGATGGAAAGCAGCACCGCGTGCAACTGAACACCGTCGAGATTGACATCCACTCTGCCAGAATCGGCGACCGCGAGGCGGTCGAGTGGGAGGCCGACTCCGAGAGCCAGGTGACCACCATCATTTTCCCAAAAGGTGTTTTCGAGGGCCAGTCTCAGGTCACGCTAGACCTTGCCTTCACAGGCTCACTCAATGACAACATGGCCGGGTTCTACCGCGCCAAGTACACCGACAAGGCCACAGGCGCCACAAAGTACATGGCCACCACTCAGATGGAGCCAACTGACGCCAGAAGAGCCTTTCCATGTTTCGATGAACCTAACCTCAAGGCCACTTACGCCATCACCCTAGTGTCGGATCCGAAGTTCACTCACCTGTCAAACATGGACGTGAAGTCAGAGTCTGTAAAGGACGGCAAGAAGTACACCCTCTTCAACACGACCCCTAAAATGTCCACATACCTTGTAGCGTTCATTGTCGCAGAGCTAAACTacgttgaaaacaacgaCTTCCGTATCCCTGTCAGAGTGTACGCCACCCCTGGCGACGAAAAACACGGTCAGTTTGCGGCGGACCTCACTGCCAAGAccttggccttcttcgaGAAAACCTTCGGTATCAAATACCCTCTCCCAAAAATGGACAACGTGGCTGTTCACGAATTCAGCGCTGGTGCCATGGAGAACTGGGGACTTGTCACATACAGAGTCGTTGACTTGCTGCTTGACCGCGAAAACTCGACCTTGCAAAGGGTTCAGAGAGTTGCCGAAGTTGTTCAGCATGAGTTGGCTCACCAATGGTTTGGTAACCTTGTTACTATGGACTGGTGGGAAGGCTTGTGGCTGAATGAGGGGTTCGCTACCTGGATGTCGTGGTATTCTTGCAATGAATTCGAGCCCGAGTGGAAGGTGTGGGAGCAGTATGTTTCTGACAACTTGCAATCAGCTCTGATGCTGGACTCCTTGAGATCCTCGCATCCAATTGAAGTGCCAGTCAAAAGAGCTGACGAAATCAACCAAATTTTCGATGCGATCTCTTACTCTAAGGGTTCCTCGCTTCTGAGAATGATATCGAAGTGGTTGGGCGAGGACGTGTTTATCAAGGGTGTCTCTCAATACctgaacaagttcaagtaCGGCAACGCCAAGACCGACGACCTTTGGGACGCTCTGGCGGCTGCCTCTGGCAAAGACGTCCGTCAAGTTATGAACATCTGGAccaaaaaagttggcttCCCTGTTGTAACTGTCgcagaagaaggagagaaGCTAACCTTCACCCAGAATCGTTACCTGACCACCAAAGATGTCAAGCCTGAAGAGGATAAGACTATATACCCTGTTTTCTTGGCGCTGAAAGGCGAAAACGGCGTTGACCACTCCTTAGCCTTAGACCAAAGATCAAAGGAGGTTACTCTGAAGGACActgatttcttcaaggtcaacgCTGATCAAGCAGGCCTATTCATCACCTCTTACTCAGATGAAAGGTGGGCCAAACTGGGCAAGCAGGCGGACTTACTATCAGTCGAGGACCGTACAGGCCTGGTAGCGGATGCGAAGGCCCTGTCTACATCGGGATACACCTCCAcaacaaacttcttggagctTATTTCCCAGTGGAAGAGTGAATCCTCGTTTGTTGTGTGGGAACAAATGATCAATAGTCTGTCGTCTTTGAGGGCCACGTGGATATTTGAGCCTGAAGAAGTGAACGAAGCACTCGATGAGTTTACCAGACAGCTCATCTCGAGCAAAGCTAGTGAGTTGGGCTgggagttcaaaaagtcagACTCGTTTGCTACGCAGCGTATGAAGGTGGAAATTTTCAGCACAGCCTGCTCTGCCAAGGACTCTGCTGTTGTCGAAGCTGCCCTCGAAATGTTCGACAAATACTCATCGGGCGACAAGAATGCAATTCCCGCCCTTTTGAAGCCGGTAGTTTTCAACGTCGCCGCTCAAAAAGGAGGTTTGAAATACTATGAGAAACTGTACCACATTTACAAGAACCCATCATCTACGGACGAAAAAATATCCGCTCTAAGATGCTTGGGGCGCTTTGAAGATCCTCAACTTATCAAGAGAACCCTGGGCTACTTGTTCGATGGAATTGTCCTTGCACAAGACATTTACATCCCTATGCAGGGCCTGAGAAGACATCCTGCTGGTATCAAAGCACTGTGGTCTTGGATTAAAGAAAACTGGGCCGAATTAACCAAAAGATTGCCTCCAGGGCTATCAATGCTTGGCTCTGTTCTTCAGGTCTCATCATCAGGTTTCACGTCTATGgaagctgttgaagaaatcaaaggCTTTTTTAAGGACAAGTCTACCAAAGGTTTCGACCAAGGTCTGGCACAAGCTTTAGACACTGTCACCTCTAAGGCTCAGTGGATAAACAGAGACCGCGAAACAATTAACCGTTACCTCAAGGAGCACGGTtactacaaaaacaaataa
- the RRP45 gene encoding exosome non-catalytic core subunit RRP45 (highly similar to uniprot|Q05636 Saccharomyces cerevisiae YDR280W RRP45 Ribosomal RNA Processing Putative 3'->5' exoribonuclease component of exosome complex of 3'->5' exonucleases) has protein sequence MAKEVEIPAAESKFVIECLRQNLRLDSRKFDEFRSVEIELGDDYGDVTVTMGKTKVHCRISCTITQPYEDRPFEGLFFISTETSPMAGPQFENGNNTGEDEVLCSRIIEKAVRRSGALDVEGLCIVAGSKCWAVRADVHFLNCDGGFIDASCIAVMVGLLHFKKPDVSVSGEQVTIHPVDEREPVPLGVLHVPICVSFSFFNPEDAEENIKGESNSEICIIDATLKEELLRDGTLTVTLNKNREVVQVSKAGGLPMDALTLMECCHKAYKITEAITDQINNVLKADATARNQYAAILSSENARES, from the coding sequence ATGGCCAAGGAAGTTGAGATACCAGCTGCTGAGTCAAAATTCGTGATTGAGTGCCTGCGACAGAACCTGAGACTTGACTCTCGAAAATTTGACGAATTTCGCAGTGTAGAAATAGAGCTTGGCGACGACTATGGAGATGTCACTGTGACGATGGGTAAGACCAAAGTTCATTGCCGCATAAGCTGCACAATTACGCAGCCTTACGAAGATCGCCCCTTCGAGGGCTTATTCTTCATTTCGACAGAAACGTCCCCAATGGCGGGCCCGCAATTTGAAAACGGAAACAACACGGGAGAGGACGAAGTATTGTGTTCACGgatcattgaaaaagctgttcgGAGATCAGGTGCATTGGACGTTGAAGGCCTTTGTATTGTGGCAGGCAGTAAATGTTGGGCTGTGAGAGCAGATGTGCATTTTCTTAACTGCGACGGTGGCTTCATAGACGCTAGTTGCATAGCCGTGATGGTTGGTTTGCtgcacttcaaaaagcctgATGTGTCGGTTTCAGGAGAACAAGTAACAATCCACCCAGTTGACGAAAGGGAACCCGTACCTTTGGGGGTATTACACGTACCTATCTGTGTTTCATTCTCCTTTTTTAACCCCGAAGATGCAGAGGAAAACATAAAGGGTGAGTCTAACAGTGAAATTTGCATCATTGACGCAACTTTGAAGGAGGAACTCTTGAGAGACGGTACACTTACGGTTACACTTAATAAAAACAGAGAGGTGGTCCAGGTCTCGAAAGCAGGTGGGCTACCTATGGATGCTTTAACTCTGATGGAATGCTGCCACAAGGCTTACAAAATTACTGAAGCGATTACAGACCAGATAAACAACGTCTTGAAGGCGGATGCTACAGCTAGGAATCAATACGCTGCAATTCTCAGCTCCGAGAATGCAAGAGAGTCTTAA
- the YHK8 gene encoding Yhk8p (similar to uniprot|P38776 Saccharomyces cerevisiae YHR048W Hypothetical ORF) gives MTSVSESELETEAKKEQFEVVLEPDDPENVETQMRNANKWFVALLVTVTSADITMTSSCWSLAQADIRRRFHISRELSVLGLSLYIFGMGVGPLLLSPLSELYGRKPTFISSLSLSICFLFLTAWGPNIGAVFVGRFLSGFFGSAFLSVAGGVISDMFSKHQIGIPMTIYTTAAFTGPAIGPLISGALSKHSYRWTFVVMIIESALFLALFVVAFKETYKPVLLLRKAKRLREETGDDRYCAPLERIRRETSLPKAILLSASRPFGLLTRDPMMGVLCFYTGLTLAIIYMFFIAFPLVFGSLYSFTTMELGVSYMGMLVGIVLVAPTSLWFQRRYAQKVINSGGQQVPELRFEPLFYGAFLTPIGLMIFAWTSYSHVHWIAPIIGTAVFGAGVFFVFTGVFNYTVDAFRLYSASAMACNSFVRSMMAGVFPLFTTQMYEGMGVNWASFLLAMVSIAMIPVPFLFTRYGAYLRSKSPYAWD, from the coding sequence ATGACCTCAGTTTCAGAATCCGAGTTGGAAACTGAGGCTAAGAAAGAGCAGTTTGAGGTAGTGCTTGAACCCGATGACCCGGAAAACGTCGAAACCCAAATGCGAAATGCCAACAAGTGGTTCGTTGCGCTGCTGGTGACGGTCACATCCGCGGATATCACAATGACCTCTTCGTGCTGGTCGCTCGCGCAGGCCGACATCAGGCGACGCTTCCACATCTCGCGCGAGCTCTCGGTGCTGGGGCTTTCACTGTACATCTTCGGCATGGGCGTCGGccctctgctgctgagtCCGCTCAGTGAGCTATACGGGCGCAAGCCCACGTTCATCTCCTCACTTTCCCTGAGCATctgcttcctcttcctAACGGCCTGGGGCCCCAACATCGGGGCGGTTTTCGTGGGCCGGTTCCTATCCGGTTTCTTCGGCAGCGCGTTCCTCAGCGTGGCAGGAGGCGTCATCAGCGACATGTTTTCCAAGCACCAGATCGGCATTCCCATGACCATCTACACCACAGCGGCCTTCACGGGCCCAGCCATTGGGCCTCTGATCAGTGGAGCTCTCTCCAAGCACTCATACCGCTGGACATTCGTTGTAATGATCATCGAATCGGCCctctttttggcgcttTTCGTGGTggccttcaaagaaaccTACAAACCCGTTCTTCTGCTGCGCAAAGCAAAGCGGCTGCGCGAAGAAACCGGCGACGACCGCTACTGCGCGCCTCTGGAGCGTATTCGCCGAGAAACCTCGCTCCCTAAGGCTATCTTACTCTCGGCAAGTCGGCCTTTTGGGCTTCTGACACGCGACCCGATGATGGGCGTCCTCTGTTTTTATACAGGCCTGACCCTGGCTATCATCTACATGTTCTTCATTGCATTTCCTTTAGTTTTTGGATCTTTATACTCCTTCACAACAATGGAATTAGGTGTATCCTATATGGGCATGCTGGTAGGGATTGTGTTGGTGGCGCCCACCAGCCTGTGGTTTCAGCGGCGCTATGCACAGAAGGTTATCAACAGCGGCGGCCAGCAAGTGCCGGAACTGAGATTCGAACCACTATTTTACGGAGCATTTCTGACGCCCATTGGTCTGATGATATTCGCTTGGACTAGCTACAGCCACGTACACTGGATCGCGCCCATCATTGGTACCGCTGTTTTTGGAGCTGGTGTCTTTTTCGTCTTCACAGGCGTCTTTAACTACACCGTCGATGCTTTCAGGCTTTATAGTGCATCGGCCATGGCCTGTAATTCTTTTGTGAGATCAATGATGGCAGGAGTCTTTCCCTTGTTCACCACCCAGATGTACGAGGGCATGGGTGTCAATTGGGCCAGCTTTCTGTTGGCCATGGTTTCTATTGCTATGATCCCAGTGCCGTTTCTGTTCACGCGGTACGGAGCATACCTTAGATCAAAAAGTCCATATGCTTGGGATTAA
- the RNH202 gene encoding Rnh202p (similar to uniprot|Q6Q5R1 Saccharomyces cerevisiae YDR279W RNH202 Ribonuclease H2 subunit required for RNase H2 activity), which yields MSKRIIALSKECNCEELHIFELPHSTNINSKSKLRLFCSDDKIYQIKRQMFSKGCAYNKTRDASNEKYHYCSDSKPLKSGILTNADERRDGWLLEDGYFEFTTKYDLCFSLCGALFSKAKSQDENEYQQEPRQFNELELESRFLMTRDLHETLIDNHDKGWSNIPTRILQNSLQQLCDTIEEGGDTYYKMTPSKITKWLANKAVKVSRSLPASIPLQKDLPEQVAGHAKLVFACNILISLVPQPAYQNLIQYSDEEVNFAKAFQEYRKYLQDQAVKEREQQLQINAAMKVGMGNGNTKKKALVTKRPVVTKKVTKVSKGAIDGFFSKKK from the coding sequence ATGTCCAAACGAATCATTGCCCTCTCAAAGGAATGCAATTGTGAGGAGTTGCACATTTTCGAGCTACCGCATAGTACAAATATCAATTCCAAGTCGAAGTTAAGACTGTTTTGCTCTGATGACAAGATTTATCAGATCAAAAGACAAATGTTTAGCAAGGGTTGCGCGTACAACAAGACCCGGGACGCTTCAAATGAGAAGTACCATTACTGCTCAGATTCCAAACCACTAAAATCTGGAATTCTGACAAACGCTGATGAACGCAGGGACGGGTGGCTCTTGGAAGATGGGTATTTCGAATTTACTACAAAGTATGACCTCTGCTTTAGTTTGTGCGGAgcgcttttctcaaaagccaAATCACAAGATGAAAACGAATACCAGCAGGAACCTCGACAATTCAATGAATTGGAATTGGAAAGCCGCTTTCTCATGACGAGGGATTTACATGAAACTTTGATCGACAATCACGACAAAGGATGGTCTAATATACCCACCAGAATACTGCAGAACTCTCTGCAGCAGTTGTGTGACACAATAGAGGAAGGTGGCGATACTTACTACAAAATGACACCTTCGAAGATAACAAAATGGCTAGCAAACAAGGCCGTTAAGGTCTCGAGATCTCTGCCTGCCAGCATACCCTTGCAAAAGGACCTTCCAGAGCAAGTCGCAGGGCATGCgaagcttgtttttgcctGTAACATTCTTATTTCACTCGTGCCCCAGCCTGCATACCAAAACTTAATTCAGTATTCCGATGAGGAAGTGAATTTTGCAAAAGCCTTCCAGGAATATCGTAAATATCtacaagatcaagcagtcaaagaaagagagcaACAGCTCCAAATTAATGCAGCAATGAAGGTTGGCATGGGAAATGGTAAcacaaagaaaaaagcaTTGGTTACCAAGAGGCCAGTTGTTACTAAAAAGGTCACTAAGGTTTCAAAAGGAGCAATTGATGGgtttttctcgaagaaaaagTGA
- the INM1 gene encoding inositol monophosphate 1-phosphatase INM1 (highly similar to uniprot|P38710 Saccharomyces cerevisiae YHR046C INM1 Inositol monophosphatase involved in biosynthesis of inositol and in phosphoinositide second messenger signaling INM1 expression increases in the presence of inositol and decreases upon exposure to antibipolar drugs lithium and valproate) → MSLDLRSIEDYLCSLAKEKVGPIIKAKSGTQHVYDAKSGSRAVDIVTAIDKQVEKLIWTNVKEKYPDFKFVGEESFVPGETTITDEPTFIIDPIDGTTNFVHDFPFSCTSLGLALNKEPVVGVIYNPHLDLLVSASKNNGVRVNGKTFDFSAKTKEMGPLTLKTSVVALQPGSAREGSNFQTKMRTYEALLSCDEGFVHGFRNLGSSAMTLAYICLGYLDSYWDGGCYSWDVCAGWCILKETGGRIVGANPGEWDVPVDNRTYLAVRACESSKQQEQYIEDFWACVKGSLKY, encoded by the coding sequence ATGTCGCTAGATTTAAGGTCAATCGAAGACTATCTTTGCTCCCTTGCTAAAGAAAAGGTAGGACCGATAATTAAGGCAAAATCCGGAACTCAACATGTTTACGATGCGAAGAGTGGCTCTCGCGCAGTCGACATAGTCACTGCGATCGATAAGCAGGTGGAGAAACTGATATGGACCaacgtcaaagaaaagtacccagacttcaagtttgtcGGCGAAGAGAGTTTTGTCCCGGGAGAAACGACAATCACAGATGAGCCAACATTTATCATTGATCCAATTGACGGAACTACAAATTTCGTGCATGACTTTCCATTTAGCTGCACATCACTTGGGCTGGCGTTAAATAAGGAGCCGGTCGTCGGGGTTATCTACAACCCACACTTAGACCTGCTTGTGTCTGCTTCGAAAAATAATGGCGTAAGGGTCAACGGTAAAACTTTTGATTTTAGTGCGAAAACAAAGGAAATGGGCCCGTTGACACTAAAGACTTCTGTAGTGGCATTGCAGCCCGGCTCTGCAAGGGAAGGATCGAACTTCCAAACCAAGATGAGGACGTACGAGGCATTATTGTCTTGTGATGAAGGATTTGTCCACGGCTTTAGAAACCTTGGCTCAAGCGCTATGACTCTTGCCTATATCTGCCTGGGGTACTTGGATAGCTACTGGGATGGAGGGTGCTATTCTTGGGACGTTTGCGCAGGATGGTGCATTTTAAAAGAGACCGGAGGCCGCATAGTCGGTGCTAACCCAGGCGAATGGGATGTGCCAGTTGACAATAGAACATACCTTGCAGTCCGTGCCTGTGAAAGTTCCAAACAGCAAGAACAATACATCGAAGACTTTTGGGCTTGTGTCAAAGGAAGCCTTAAATACTGA